Proteins encoded together in one Pontiella desulfatans window:
- the rfbA gene encoding glucose-1-phosphate thymidylyltransferase RfbA: protein MKGIILAGGSGTRLYPLTQVVSKQMLPVYDKPMIYYPLSTLMLAGIRDVLIISTPHDLPLFKTLLGDGSKIGMKFSYAEQPSPDGLAQAFIIGKEFIGDDSVALVLGDNIFYGHGFPGMLAEAAGRKCGATIFTYPVRDPERYGVVELDATGQPISIEEKPAAPKSNMAVTGLYFFDGRVVALAEQLTPSARGELEVTDLIRRYMEWGELDMVNLGRGFAWLDTGTHDALHDAASYVETIEKRQGLKISCIEEIAFRRGYIEVGQLKALGLAMKNNSYGQYLLGLVKRRY from the coding sequence AATTATACTTGCGGGCGGATCGGGGACCCGGCTCTATCCTCTGACCCAGGTGGTGAGCAAGCAGATGCTGCCGGTCTACGACAAGCCGATGATCTATTATCCGCTGTCGACCCTGATGCTGGCGGGGATCCGTGATGTGTTGATCATCAGCACACCGCACGACCTTCCCTTGTTTAAAACGCTATTGGGGGATGGTTCAAAGATCGGCATGAAGTTTAGCTACGCCGAGCAACCGAGTCCGGATGGTTTGGCGCAGGCCTTCATTATCGGCAAGGAGTTCATTGGTGATGACTCGGTGGCCTTGGTGCTGGGCGACAATATTTTTTATGGACACGGTTTCCCCGGAATGTTGGCAGAGGCTGCCGGGAGGAAGTGCGGGGCAACCATCTTTACTTACCCCGTTCGGGATCCGGAACGCTATGGGGTTGTGGAACTCGATGCAACCGGGCAACCGATTTCGATTGAGGAAAAGCCTGCGGCGCCAAAATCAAACATGGCCGTTACCGGCCTCTATTTCTTCGATGGTCGTGTGGTGGCTCTTGCCGAACAGTTGACACCTTCCGCGCGCGGCGAATTGGAGGTAACGGATCTGATCCGCCGGTACATGGAATGGGGTGAGCTGGATATGGTCAACCTTGGGCGAGGATTTGCCTGGCTCGATACCGGTACGCATGATGCTTTGCACGATGCGGCAAGTTATGTTGAAACGATTGAGAAGCGGCAGGGTTTGAAGATTTCCTGCATCGAGGAAATCGCGTTTCGTCGAGGGTACATAGAAGTCGGCCAGTTGAAGGCTTTGGGACTGGCGATGAAGAACAATAGCTATGGCCAATACCTGTTGGGCTTGGTTAAACGACGTTATTAG